From one Microlunatus sp. Gsoil 973 genomic stretch:
- a CDS encoding ABC transporter permease, whose translation MRAAVREIITTLVAILLALIVGAILMVVSDADVIGKYAYFAYRPGDAVAATLSKVGGTYLALVKGAVGGLGPITETTAQAAPLIFAGLGVALAFRAGLINIGGQGQAVWGAIFAAYIGFAVHLPLVIHVVVALIAGVIGGAIWGGIVGWLKARTGAHEVIVTIMLNYVATGMLSWLLTTSVFRRPGRTDPISPVVDWTATFARLEGTQLHVGFFLALAAAVGVWWILERSTVGFVLKAVGSNPNAAATAGMSVGRAIVIAMVLAGALAGLAGVNVALAPSDSGVPVPLTNGIVGTVGFDAVTVALLGRSRPLGVVLAGLLFGALHAGGLGMQSIAQTPLTLTTVLQALIVLFVAAPALIGKLLPFLRGRQRTGTPESTGALT comes from the coding sequence ATGAGGGCTGCAGTGCGGGAGATCATCACGACCCTCGTCGCGATCCTGCTGGCGCTGATCGTCGGCGCGATCCTGATGGTCGTCTCCGATGCCGACGTGATCGGCAAGTACGCCTACTTCGCCTATCGGCCCGGTGACGCGGTGGCCGCGACGTTGTCCAAGGTCGGCGGCACCTACCTCGCCCTGGTCAAGGGCGCTGTCGGCGGCTTGGGCCCGATCACCGAGACGACGGCACAGGCGGCACCGCTGATCTTCGCCGGACTCGGCGTCGCGCTGGCGTTCCGAGCCGGGCTGATCAACATCGGCGGCCAGGGCCAGGCCGTCTGGGGTGCCATCTTCGCTGCCTACATCGGCTTCGCGGTGCATCTTCCGCTGGTCATCCATGTCGTCGTCGCGCTGATCGCCGGCGTCATCGGCGGTGCGATCTGGGGCGGCATCGTCGGCTGGCTCAAGGCCAGGACCGGGGCACACGAGGTGATCGTGACGATCATGCTCAACTACGTCGCCACCGGCATGCTCAGTTGGCTGTTGACCACCTCGGTGTTCCGCCGGCCGGGCCGGACCGACCCGATCTCCCCGGTCGTCGACTGGACCGCGACCTTCGCCCGGCTCGAAGGCACCCAACTGCACGTCGGGTTCTTCCTCGCGCTGGCCGCCGCGGTCGGCGTCTGGTGGATACTCGAACGGTCGACGGTCGGCTTCGTCCTGAAGGCCGTCGGATCGAACCCGAACGCAGCGGCGACGGCGGGGATGAGCGTCGGGCGGGCGATCGTGATCGCCATGGTGCTGGCCGGTGCGCTGGCCGGTCTGGCCGGTGTCAACGTCGCCCTGGCACCCAGCGACAGCGGCGTGCCGGTGCCGCTGACCAACGGCATCGTCGGGACCGTCGGCTTCGATGCCGTCACCGTCGCCCTACTCGGCCGCTCCCGGCCGCTGGGTGTGGTGCTCGCCGGCCTGCTCTTCGGCGCGCTCCACGCCGGCGGACTCGGGATGCAGAGCATCGCCCAGACCCCGTTGACCCTGACCACGGTGCTGCAGGCGCTGATCGTGCTGTTCGTCGCCGCGCCAGCGCTGATCGGCAAACTGCTGCCCTTCCTGAGAGGCCGGCAGCGTACCGGAACCCCGGAATCGACCGGAGCGCTGACATGA
- a CDS encoding ABC transporter permease gives MTTDQLPTAVPGTEAIVEAPAARRQRLTTGGLIVLVGLLLFALLAATHGSAKFALSSAFDPVQLPTFALPGVVTVIICAVACVAAGAGFLSGRLGGRLPALAGTVGGIGFLLGFLTWAAAGRDLPFQLSNQLAGTFAVATPLVLGALAGVLCERSGVINVAIEGQFLVAALAAAVVGTLTHSILWSIVAAAVAGVGMAALLAVFAIKYLVNQVVLGVVLNLLATGITGFLYDQLIQPHAATLNSAPVMENIAIPVLSKIPFFGPVIFDQNALAYLAGISVVVVWILLFKTKWGLRVRSVGEHPRAADTVGISVVGMRWQAVLAGGVFAGMGGAFFTLASTGAFSKEFTVGNGFIALAAVIMGRWHPGWAALMALFFGFVTQLASQLQTLNTPVPSDFLLMLPYVATVIAVAGLIGRVRPPAADGEPYQKA, from the coding sequence ATGACGACCGACCAGTTGCCCACCGCCGTACCCGGAACCGAGGCCATCGTCGAGGCGCCGGCCGCGCGACGCCAGCGGTTGACCACGGGGGGACTGATCGTTCTGGTCGGGCTGCTGCTCTTCGCGCTGCTCGCCGCGACCCACGGCAGCGCGAAGTTCGCGCTGTCCAGCGCGTTCGACCCGGTCCAGCTCCCGACCTTCGCGCTGCCGGGCGTCGTGACGGTGATCATCTGCGCCGTGGCCTGCGTGGCCGCCGGCGCGGGCTTCCTGTCCGGTCGCCTGGGCGGCCGGTTGCCCGCGCTGGCCGGAACGGTGGGTGGCATCGGCTTCCTGCTCGGCTTCCTCACCTGGGCGGCCGCCGGACGTGATCTGCCCTTCCAGCTCAGCAACCAGCTCGCCGGAACTTTCGCTGTGGCCACACCGCTGGTGCTCGGCGCCCTGGCCGGGGTGCTCTGCGAACGCTCTGGCGTGATCAACGTCGCGATCGAGGGGCAGTTCCTGGTCGCTGCGCTGGCGGCGGCCGTGGTCGGCACACTGACCCACTCGATCCTCTGGTCGATCGTCGCCGCCGCGGTCGCCGGTGTCGGCATGGCCGCGCTGCTGGCGGTGTTCGCGATCAAGTACCTGGTCAACCAGGTGGTGCTCGGCGTCGTACTCAATCTGCTGGCCACCGGCATCACCGGATTCCTCTACGACCAGCTGATCCAGCCGCATGCCGCCACGTTGAACAGTGCGCCGGTGATGGAGAACATCGCCATCCCGGTGCTCTCCAAGATCCCCTTCTTCGGGCCGGTGATCTTCGACCAGAACGCCCTGGCCTATCTGGCCGGGATCTCGGTCGTCGTGGTCTGGATCCTGTTGTTCAAGACCAAGTGGGGCCTGCGGGTGCGTTCGGTCGGCGAACATCCGCGGGCCGCCGACACGGTCGGCATCAGCGTGGTGGGGATGCGTTGGCAGGCGGTGCTCGCGGGTGGGGTGTTCGCCGGGATGGGCGGTGCCTTCTTCACGCTGGCCTCGACCGGAGCCTTCTCCAAGGAGTTCACCGTCGGCAACGGCTTCATCGCACTGGCGGCGGTGATCATGGGCCGCTGGCACCCCGGCTGGGCGGCGCTGATGGCGCTGTTCTTCGGGTTCGTCACGCAGCTGGCCTCCCAGCTGCAGACCCTGAACACACCGGTTCCCAGTGACTTCCTGCTGATGTTGCCGTACGTGGCGACTGTGATCGCGGTGGCCGGGCTGATCGGCCGGGTGCGCCCGCCGGCCGCCGACGGCGAGCCCTACCAGAAGGCATGA
- a CDS encoding cytidine deaminase — protein sequence MEAIDWDALRAAAREVNQRAYAPYSGYRVGAAGLVDDGRVVVGCNVENAAYGVTLCAECGVVSAVHSTGGGRLVAVACVDVQGRPLMPCGRCRQLLWEVGGAECLLDTPSGPRPMSEILPDAFDAGDLDR from the coding sequence ATGGAAGCCATCGACTGGGACGCGCTCCGTGCCGCGGCCCGTGAGGTCAACCAGCGGGCGTACGCGCCGTACTCCGGCTACCGGGTCGGCGCGGCGGGGCTGGTCGACGACGGGCGGGTCGTCGTCGGTTGCAACGTCGAGAACGCCGCCTACGGCGTCACTCTGTGCGCCGAGTGCGGTGTGGTGTCTGCCGTGCACAGCACCGGTGGCGGCCGGCTGGTCGCCGTCGCCTGTGTCGACGTGCAGGGCCGCCCCCTGATGCCCTGCGGCCGCTGCCGGCAACTGCTCTGGGAGGTCGGCGGCGCGGAATGCCTGCTCGACACCCCCTCCGGACCGAGACCGATGAGTGAGATCCTTCCCGACGCCTTCGACGCCGGAGACCTCGACCGCTGA